CCGGATATCCAATGGTTTAAAGATCAATGTGAAGATATCTGATCAATATGTCGAGCCGCAGGAAGGCGTATTAAGGAGTTTCCTGGCGCATTCTTCTGACCATGGTTTTCCTGGCGCCTTTTTGCCCTGGCCGCCTGGTCGGCATTTTTTCAGCGGCAGCGGCGAACCCGGAAATTCTGGAAATGATTCGAAAGGAGATGTCACATGGCGATAACAGTTGAATTCAAAACATCCGGCAAGACCGCACAATGGAATGACAGCTATGAAAGCCTGCTGGAACTGGCTGAAGAAAACGGGATTGAAATTGAACCGATGTGCAAGCTCGGGGTCTGCGGAACCTGTAAGGTGCGCTTATTTCCGGCAAGTGGATATGGAGGTCGAAGACGGGCTTGAAGATGAGGATGCTGCGGCCAATATGATTCTGC
The DNA window shown above is from Desulfobacterales bacterium and carries:
- a CDS encoding 2Fe-2S iron-sulfur cluster binding domain-containing protein; protein product: MAITVEFKTSGKTAQWNDSYESLLELAEENGIEIEPMCKLGVCGTCKVRLFPASGYGGRRRA